The following coding sequences are from one Homalodisca vitripennis isolate AUS2020 chromosome 7, UT_GWSS_2.1, whole genome shotgun sequence window:
- the LOC124366666 gene encoding uncharacterized protein LOC124366666 produces MHWGIPKYIICDNGAEFSGKLVKQLADQYKIKILYNASRHPQANPTERVNKTLGNMLRAYVGSNHRHWDKETPKIGFALRSAIHESTTYTPAYLNFGRELNINLEENDDTGEVIPEVEDNRDYGKKLVELKKMYQEVQERLIQNHEKNAKRYNLRRRPMDFKVNDRVWKRNFPQSDAAKAFCAKLAPKFTGPFII; encoded by the coding sequence AAACTGGTTAAACAGCTAGCTGAtcagtataaaatcaaaattctttacaacGCCAGCAGACACCCTCAAGCCAACCCCACCGAGAGAGTAAACAAAACTCTGGGAAATATGCTTAGAGCTTATGTTGGAAGCAATCATCGGCATTGGGACAAGGAGACACCAAAGATTGGATTCGCGTTAAGAAGCGCCATACATGAGTCAACGACTTACACTCCGGCCTACCTGAACTTTGGCCGAGAGCTGAACATCAACCTTGAAGAAAACGATGACACAGGTGAAGTGATTCCAGAAGTAGAAGACAACAGGGACTACGGGAAGAAACTGGTAGAATTAAAGAAGATGTATCAGGAAGTTCAAGAAAGGCTTATTCAAAATCACGAAAAGAATGCAAAACgctataatctcagaagaagacCAATGGACTTCAAAGTCAATGATCGAGTGTGGAAAAGGAACTTCCCGCAATCGGACGCAGCCAAAgcattttgtgcaaaattagcacccaAGTTTACAGGtccttttataatataa